In Syntrophomonas wolfei subsp. wolfei str. Goettingen G311, a single window of DNA contains:
- a CDS encoding toll/interleukin-1 receptor domain-containing protein: protein MVSRSIKAIITQKFSIEYAKISEDTQRSINQITEYYASNGLYKSGALVTKYTEIFSQGASRTIDARLKIEKDIRTLAKKPFSGSENRELNSFLLSLVDSFEQQCGEKVKRLSKHNTHWRFHFNLLKNQIPVTVSMLQAELDILGGQIMRSNVEQGNEWDFFISHASEDKESIAKPLAEALIQEGYKVWYDEFSLTWGDRLRESIDNGLSKSRFGIVILSNNFFSKDWPINELEGLWARESLGRKVILPIWHDISKEEIVKYSPMLVGKLAIESSEGIPYILDQVKRMLNKDVTTTTNLNKASQPPIQLIAFAENDMFESGWKEAEAYKQVIMYPTNPINPVPVQNLRGIVDNNTIRLRGWGGTTYPHDSYDTKFLRRSDGIASIDDAERFYADWYFRYWYINNQLQFFQRSHFDEDQDKDIPPGSMDMIWLLMDIARPIMFAKNLIISDLGVTKFSLDLVWSGMGQRKLILLNRNRAPFSQKYICNEEIIRQSISIDETTVLLDCSLSIVGNIFWLFGWEKFNYQQVTKDLEAFLSGNFPD, encoded by the coding sequence TTGGTATCAAGGAGTATTAAAGCAATAATAACTCAGAAATTTAGTATTGAGTATGCCAAAATAAGTGAAGACACTCAAAGATCAATAAATCAAATAACTGAGTATTATGCCTCAAATGGTTTATATAAGAGTGGAGCCCTAGTAACAAAATATACCGAGATTTTTTCTCAGGGGGCAAGTAGAACGATTGATGCTCGGCTAAAAATCGAGAAAGACATAAGAACACTAGCAAAAAAACCATTTTCGGGATCGGAGAACCGGGAACTAAATAGTTTTTTACTTTCTTTGGTAGATAGTTTTGAACAGCAGTGCGGGGAAAAAGTAAAGCGCCTAAGCAAGCACAACACCCATTGGCGTTTCCACTTTAATTTATTGAAAAACCAAATACCTGTAACAGTAAGTATGTTGCAAGCTGAACTGGACATTTTAGGGGGGCAGATAATGAGGAGTAATGTTGAACAGGGCAATGAATGGGATTTTTTTATCTCCCACGCATCCGAAGATAAGGAGTCTATAGCCAAACCATTAGCAGAGGCACTGATTCAAGAAGGATATAAGGTTTGGTACGATGAGTTTTCATTAACTTGGGGTGATCGCCTAAGAGAATCTATTGACAACGGGCTTTCGAAATCAAGGTTCGGGATTGTTATTTTAAGCAACAATTTCTTTTCAAAAGACTGGCCAATAAATGAATTAGAAGGCCTTTGGGCAAGGGAAAGTCTTGGCAGAAAGGTAATTCTTCCAATTTGGCATGATATTTCGAAAGAAGAAATAGTGAAATATTCGCCAATGTTGGTAGGCAAGCTTGCAATCGAGTCATCTGAGGGTATTCCCTATATATTGGACCAGGTTAAAAGGATGTTAAATAAAGATGTGACAACAACTACCAACCTTAATAAGGCTAGCCAACCCCCAATCCAATTAATTGCCTTTGCTGAAAATGATATGTTTGAGTCCGGATGGAAAGAAGCCGAAGCCTACAAACAAGTTATTATGTATCCCACCAACCCAATTAACCCCGTACCTGTTCAAAACCTAAGAGGAATTGTCGATAATAATACGATACGATTACGGGGGTGGGGTGGAACAACTTATCCGCATGATTCGTATGATACAAAATTTTTACGCCGTAGTGACGGAATTGCTTCTATAGATGATGCAGAACGGTTTTATGCAGACTGGTATTTTAGGTATTGGTACATAAATAACCAACTTCAGTTTTTTCAAAGGAGCCACTTTGATGAAGACCAAGATAAAGATATACCGCCGGGGTCCATGGATATGATATGGCTTTTAATGGATATTGCTCGCCCTATTATGTTTGCAAAAAATCTAATTATAAGTGATTTAGGAGTAACTAAATTTAGCCTTGATTTAGTATGGAGTGGAATGGGACAAAGAAAATTGATTCTTTTAAACAGAAATCGAGCCCCATTTTCCCAAAAGTATATATGCAATGAGGAGATAATTAGGCAAAGTATATCAATTGACGAGACGACCGTGCTTCTTGATTGTAGTTTATCGATTGTTGGGAATATCTTTTGGCTTTTCGGTTGGGAAAAATTTAATTACCAACAAGTTACTAAAGATTTGGAAGCATTTCTTAGCGGGAATTTCCCCGATTAA
- a CDS encoding carbohydrate deacetylase, with protein MKKYLIINADDFGLSPGVNRAIGELHQAEVVFSATLMVNMPGFEEAVDLARQCPALGVGLHFNLGYGTPICPARQVASLVNQKGYFSQQADNWNEKEVELELEAQWRRLVLAGIRPTHIDSHQFVQRYYSVFRPLVKLCQRKKLPLRRIPGEPILNLRRPPAADYSLLDTYFDGNGKERLRKNLESLRPGLTELMCHPGYVDDTLIALSSWTLVREEELRVFADSDLLLLIKQLDINLVHYGQIKFR; from the coding sequence ATGAAGAAGTATCTCATTATAAATGCTGATGATTTCGGCTTATCCCCCGGAGTAAATCGGGCTATTGGGGAGCTTCACCAGGCGGAAGTAGTTTTCAGTGCTACGCTCATGGTTAATATGCCTGGATTCGAAGAAGCGGTAGACCTGGCTCGTCAATGCCCGGCTTTGGGAGTAGGCCTGCACTTTAATCTAGGCTACGGTACTCCTATCTGCCCGGCCAGGCAGGTAGCTTCCCTGGTCAACCAAAAGGGGTACTTTTCTCAACAGGCAGATAATTGGAACGAGAAAGAGGTGGAACTGGAGCTGGAAGCACAATGGCGCCGGCTGGTGCTCGCCGGAATAAGACCCACTCATATTGATTCGCATCAATTTGTCCAGCGCTACTATTCGGTTTTTCGCCCGCTGGTGAAGTTGTGTCAAAGGAAAAAACTCCCCCTGCGCCGGATTCCGGGAGAGCCTATATTGAACCTGCGGCGTCCACCTGCTGCTGATTATAGCTTATTAGATACCTACTTCGATGGGAATGGGAAAGAACGGCTACGTAAGAATCTCGAGTCTTTGCGTCCTGGACTTACAGAATTAATGTGCCACCCCGGTTATGTTGATGATACTTTAATCGCTCTTTCCTCCTGGACCCTGGTTCGGGAAGAGGAGCTCAGGGTGTTTGCTGATTCTGATTTGCTTCTACTGATTAAGCAACTGGATATAAATCTCGTCCATTACGGGCAAATCAAGTTTCGCTAA
- a CDS encoding anaerobic ribonucleoside-triphosphate reductase activating protein, protein MKYAGLIKQSLVDYPGEIAAVLFTRGCNFRCPFCHNVHLLAEEKREPGAESSLQAGGEKDNNGDGKTYDIESILEFLRERKGFLDAVVISGGEPTLHPELAQDLRRIKEIGYLIKLDSNGSNPELLAYLLQEKLLDYVAMDIKAPLDFKKYLQASGRLSSRQFFNIRNSINLLQNARIAVEFRTTVVPLLHSPEDIRSIAQYIEGARLYSLQQFNPTCTLAPSYEAIVPFSPEEMQEIAELCQPYVKMVRVVNI, encoded by the coding sequence ATGAAATATGCTGGTCTTATCAAACAAAGCCTGGTGGATTACCCGGGTGAAATCGCCGCCGTGCTTTTCACCCGGGGCTGCAATTTTCGTTGTCCCTTCTGCCATAATGTCCATTTGCTGGCAGAGGAAAAAAGAGAGCCGGGAGCGGAAAGCAGCCTGCAAGCCGGGGGTGAAAAAGATAATAATGGGGATGGGAAAACATATGATATTGAATCCATACTGGAGTTTCTGCGGGAAAGAAAAGGCTTCCTGGATGCAGTAGTCATAAGCGGTGGGGAACCCACCCTGCACCCGGAATTGGCCCAGGATTTACGACGGATTAAGGAAATAGGCTACCTCATAAAGCTGGACAGCAATGGCAGCAACCCGGAGCTGCTGGCTTATCTTTTACAGGAAAAACTGCTGGATTATGTGGCCATGGATATAAAGGCCCCGCTGGACTTCAAAAAATACCTGCAGGCCAGTGGCCGCTTGAGCTCCCGGCAGTTTTTCAACATCCGCAACTCTATCAATCTCTTGCAAAATGCCCGGATTGCAGTGGAATTCCGTACTACAGTAGTGCCACTGCTGCACAGCCCCGAAGACATCCGCAGTATTGCCCAGTACATTGAGGGCGCCCGCCTCTATTCCCTGCAGCAATTCAACCCGACCTGCACCCTCGCTCCTTCCTATGAAGCGATAGTACCTTTCAGCCCGGAGGAAATGCAGGAAATAGCCGAGCTCTGCCAGCCCTATGTGAAGATGGTACGGGTGGTCAATATTTAA